In Gopherus evgoodei ecotype Sinaloan lineage chromosome 10, rGopEvg1_v1.p, whole genome shotgun sequence, a single window of DNA contains:
- the IDH2 gene encoding isocitrate dehydrogenase [NADP], mitochondrial, translating into MARYLRAVPALCRAAPGLSRLPAALAPVPGALQPRRHYADKRIKVAKPVVEMDGDEMTRIIWEFIKEKLILPNVDVQLKYFDLGLPNRDQTDDQVTIDSALATQKYSVAVKCATITPDEARVEEFRLKKMWKSPNGTIRNILGGTVFREPIICKNIPRLVPGWSKPITIGRHAHGDQYKATDFVVDRSGTFKMVFTPKDGSAVKEWEVYNFPDGGVGMGMYNTDESISGFAHSCFQYASQKKLPLYMSTKNTILKAYDGRFKDIFQEIFDRHYKTEFDKLKIWYEHRLIDDMVAQVLKSSGGFVWACKNYDGDVQSDILAQGFGSLGLMTSVLVCPDGKTIEAEAAHGTVTRHYREHQKGRPTSTNPIASIFAWTRGLEHRGKLDSNPDLMTFAQTLEKVCVETVESGAMTKDLAGCIHGLSNVKLNEHYMNTTDFLDTIKNNLDKALGKQ; encoded by the exons ATGGCGCGATACCTCCGCGCAGTCCCCGCGCTCTGCCGCGCAGCCCCCGGCCTGAGCCGCCTCCCCGCCGCCCTGGCCCCGGTGCCGGGCGCGCTGCAGCCGCGGCGCCACT ATGCTGACAAACGGATCAAGGTGGCCAAGCCGGTGGTGGAGATGGATGGGGACGAGATGACACGGATCATTTGGGAGTTCATCAAAGAGAAG CTGATCCTGCCCAACGTTGACGTGCAGCTGAAGTACTTCGACCTGGGCCTGCCAAACCGGGACCAGACGGACGACCAGGTCACCATCGACTCGGCGCTGGCTACCCAGAAGTACAGCGTGGCTGTGAAATGCGCCACCATCACGCCTGATGAAGCCAGAGTGGAAG AATTCAGGCTGAAGAAGATGTGGAAGAGTCCCAACGGCACGATCCGAAACATCCTGGGCGGGACTGTTTTCAGGGAGCCCATCATCTGCAAGAACATTCCCCGCCTGGTCCCCGGCTGGTCCAAGCCCATCACCATCGGCAGACACGCCCATGGCGACCAG TACAAGGCCACGGACTTCGTTGTGGACCGGTCCGGGACGTTCAAGATGGTGTTCACCCCGAAGGATGGCAGTGCCGTGAAGGAGTGGGAAGTTTACAACTTCCCTGATGGGGGTGTTGGCATGGGGATGTACAACACGGACGAG TCTATCTCCGGCTTCGCTCACAGCTGTTTCCAGTACGCCAGCCAGAAGAAGTTGCCCCTCTACATGAGCACCAAGAACACCATCCTCAAGGCCTACGATGGGCGCTTCAAAGACATCTTCCAGGAGATCTTCGACAG GCACTACAAGACAGAGTTTGACAAGCTGAAGATCTGGTATGAGCACCGGCTCATTGACGACATGGTGGCCCAGGTGCTGAAATCCTCTGGCGGCTTCGTCTGGGCCTGTAAGAACTACGATGGGGACGTCCAGTCGGACATCCTGGCCCAAG GGTTCGGTTCCCTGGGCCTGATGACCTccgtcctggtgtgccctgatgGAAAGACCATAGAAGCTGAGGCAGCCCATGGCACTGTCACCCGCCACTATCGGGAGCACCAGAAG GGACGACCCACCAGCACTAACCCCATTGCTAGCATCTTTGCCTGGACGCGTGGCCTGGAGCACAGAGGCAAGCTGGACAGTAACCCGGATCTCATGAC GTTTGCTCAGACTCTGGAGAAGGTCTGCGTGGAGACGGTGGAGAGTGGAGCTATGACAAAGGACCTTGCAGGCTGCATCCATGGGCTCAGCAA CGTGAAACTGAACGAGCACTACATGAACACCACGGACTTCCTGGACACAATCAAGAACAACTTGGACAAAGCCCTGGGCAAGCAGTAG